From a region of the Zingiber officinale cultivar Zhangliang chromosome 4B, Zo_v1.1, whole genome shotgun sequence genome:
- the LOC121975363 gene encoding dof zinc finger protein DOF5.6-like — MGQDEAISAAYFLASSELAACSTPAAERRLRPPPPQKEPLRCPRCDSTNTKFCYYNNYSLSQPRYFCRSCRRYWTKGGSLRNVPVGGACRRNKRYRPASAAISAATTVQPVQLPNFSTNDVCLNIMNNCKHGLGDMNTLGLCTEEEPCQNLKFLLDGEGSSCMNNILSIGWPESIGYSDDGSLSSSWAL; from the coding sequence ATGGGCCAAGACGAGGCCATATCCGCGGCCTACTTCCTAGCCTCCAGCGAGCTGGCCGCATGCTCGACGCCGGCAGCTGAGAGGAGGTTGCGGCCGCCACCGCCTCAGAAAGAGCCGCTCAGGTGCCCGCGGTGCGACTCTACGAACACCAAGTTCTGCTACTACAACAACTACAGCCTCTCGCAGCCTCGCTACTTTTGCAGGAGTTGTCGCCGCTACTGGACCAAGGGCGGCTCGCTCCGCAACGTCCCTGTCGGCGGCGCCTGCCGCAGGAACAAGCGCTACCGTCCTGCCTCTGCCGCCATCTCGGCTGCCACAACAGTGCAGCCCGTACAGTTGCCGAATTTCTCAACCAACGACGTCTGTTTAAATATCATGAACAACTGCAAACATGGACTCGGAGACATGAACACGCTCGGGCTTTGCACGGAGGAGGAGCCCTGCCAAAATCTAAAGTTTTTGTTGGATGGTGAAGGATCATCCTGCATGAACAATATTCTCTCTATCGGGTGGCCAGAATCGATCGGCTACTCTGACGATGGATCGTTATCATCGTCATGGGCTCTATGA